The following are encoded in a window of Chryseobacterium sp. genomic DNA:
- a CDS encoding sensor histidine kinase — MPLSKYKGYSLRNRVFWGFIVVCILSMAGSSILSYFLLKNNAKEQSRTDMQNKTNSLMAALDYAVSQKPVSTEQLPEVLKDKILEIADITKQDIIIYDLNGNFLLSNRERNLVAQKKIPQNILHGVIAGNKRVDVQEYDATVGANKTSSYTIFQNNSLEPIAIVYFPFYHNESAYLDILNKYLKYMLLVNLLVIVFSIWLSWVISRHLTDAISRFSEVITRITIFDKEMQPISYYQNDELGALVKAYNKMILQIQDHKDRLAFSEKEKAWREMAKQVAHEVKNPLTPMKLTIQNFERKFDPADPDIKEKLKKMSSSVIDQIDMVATVATAFSQFAQLPEKNNETFHLNAEVESILRIFNDDRIFVHSNREDILIKMDRIYLNRIITNLITNAKQAVEDVAEPIINVDLEQINKRVIISVDDNGVGIDGSMIERIFEPSFTSKSSGMGLGLTMVRRMVEDYGGVITVKSEPGKGAKFTISLPTNL; from the coding sequence ATGCCACTTAGTAAATATAAAGGTTACAGTCTTCGGAACCGGGTTTTCTGGGGTTTTATCGTAGTTTGTATTCTGAGCATGGCGGGTTCGTCTATACTTTCCTATTTTCTGCTGAAGAACAATGCCAAGGAGCAAAGCCGTACGGATATGCAGAACAAGACCAACAGCCTTATGGCTGCACTGGACTACGCCGTGAGCCAGAAACCTGTAAGTACGGAGCAGTTGCCCGAGGTCCTGAAAGATAAGATTCTGGAAATTGCCGATATCACTAAACAGGATATTATAATTTATGATCTGAACGGTAATTTTCTCCTTTCCAACCGGGAAAGAAATTTGGTGGCACAGAAAAAAATACCACAGAATATTTTACACGGCGTAATTGCCGGTAACAAAAGGGTCGATGTGCAGGAATACGACGCCACCGTGGGTGCTAATAAAACCTCCTCTTATACCATTTTTCAGAATAACTCGCTGGAGCCTATCGCTATAGTTTATTTTCCTTTCTACCATAACGAAAGTGCGTATTTGGATATTCTGAATAAGTATCTTAAGTACATGCTTTTGGTCAATCTGCTTGTAATTGTTTTCAGTATTTGGTTAAGTTGGGTTATTTCTCGACATCTTACAGATGCAATCTCCAGGTTTTCAGAGGTAATTACCCGCATCACTATCTTTGATAAGGAAATGCAGCCCATATCGTATTATCAGAACGATGAGTTAGGTGCTTTGGTGAAAGCCTATAATAAGATGATACTTCAGATTCAGGACCATAAGGACCGCCTGGCCTTCAGTGAAAAGGAAAAAGCCTGGCGCGAAATGGCCAAACAGGTGGCACATGAAGTGAAGAATCCGCTTACGCCCATGAAGCTTACCATCCAGAATTTTGAACGGAAATTTGACCCGGCGGATCCTGACATAAAAGAAAAGCTGAAAAAAATGAGTTCATCTGTGATAGACCAGATCGATATGGTAGCCACGGTGGCTACGGCTTTTTCACAGTTTGCGCAGCTTCCGGAAAAAAATAATGAGACCTTTCATCTGAATGCAGAGGTGGAATCCATTCTCAGGATTTTTAATGACGACCGCATTTTTGTTCACAGTAACAGAGAAGATATCCTTATTAAAATGGACCGCATTTATCTGAACCGGATCATCACCAACCTAATTACCAATGCAAAGCAGGCTGTTGAAGACGTGGCCGAACCTATTATTAATGTAGATCTGGAGCAGATAAACAAAAGGGTAATTATCTCTGTAGATGATAACGGGGTGGGAATTGACGGCAGTATGATTGAGCGTATATTTGAGCCAAGTTTTACTTCCAAATCATCAGGTATGGGTCTGGGACTTACTATGGTGCGCAGGATGGTGGAAGATTACGGTGGGGTGATCACCGTTAAATCCGAACCCGGCAAGGGAGCTAAGTTCACCATTTCGCTGCCTACAAATCTGTAA